In one Vanessa tameamea isolate UH-Manoa-2023 chromosome 10, ilVanTame1 primary haplotype, whole genome shotgun sequence genomic region, the following are encoded:
- the LOC113398187 gene encoding chitinase-3-like protein 1, whose amino-acid sequence MIFKKVKTGKYVVPIQTDISPNTIGSISKSEKCNKITLWLISILGFLFSILLVSILSAQTLLVKHVLFWRIENGSSSLYENVGNVVSCYYNTPNPINVSQLTPSSIHPHLCTHINIAFAQIRNNQIYLEDSQLDVIPDIVKLKTYNPDLKVLLSVGGAGNNDGFSKMVIDHASRKVFIKSIKYMLRNYSLDGIDLDWEFPAVKGYQNKLRKRERQHFSQLLREIRTEYIREKRNYLLTVAVAAPQIIVDVAYDVDQINMYVDYANIMTYDFHTYTKFTPFTGLNSPLYARPEEQLYLATLNINYTVQMYKDKGLDPRKIVVGIPTYGHTFALVNANNAKVGSPASGFGTLGNLGFVNYPDICMFLSEFHDTVIKQDPDAMVPFLYKESEWVSYENADSVVAKAKYITENKLRGAMIYSLNADDYDGTCDKLSGSIKFPLSTTVRNTLNQNPILEMN is encoded by the coding sequence atgatttttaaaaaggtCAAAACGGGAAAATATGTTGTTCCCATACAGACAGATATTAGTCCAAACACGATCGGGAGCATATCTAAAAGTGAAAAATGCAACAAGATTACTCTTTGGCTGATTTCTATATTGGGAtttcttttttctatattaCTTGTTAGTATTTTAAGTGCCCAAACTTTATTAGTCAAACATGTACTGTTTTGGAGAATCGAAAACGGGAGTAGCTCACTTTATGAAAATGTGGGTAATGTAGTCTCATGTTACTATAACACACCAAACCCAATAAATGTTAGTCAGCTAACACCATCCAGTATTCATCCTCATCTAtgcacacatataaatatagcaTTTGCCCAGATAAGAAACAATCAAATTTATCTTGAAGACTCCCAACTAGATGTTATACCTGATATTGTCAAGTTGAAAACGTACAATCCTGACTTAAAAGTCCTCTTGTCAGTGGGTGGTGCTGGTAATAATGATGGTTTCTCTAAAATGGTTATTGATCATGCTTCtcgaaaagtttttataaaatccataaaatatatgttgagaAATTATTCACTAGATGGGATAGATTTAGATTGGGAATTTCCAGCAGTGAAGggatatcaaaacaaattaagaaaaagGGAAAGACAACACTTTTCACAGCTGCTAAGGGAAATCAGGACTGAGTACATTAGAGAGAAAAGAAACTATTTGCTTACAGTTGCTGTGGCAGCTCCTCAGATCATAGTGGACGTAGCTTATGATGTAGATCAAATCAACATGTATGTAGATTATGCAAACATAATGACATATGACTTTCACACATACACAAAGTTTACTCCTTTCACGGGTCTCAATTCCCCACTTTATGCTAGACCAGAGGAACAACTGTATTTGGCAACACTTAATATTAACTACACGGTACAAATGTACAAAGACAAGGGATTAGATCCAAGAAAAATTGTTGTCGGAATACCTACTTATGGACACACATTTGCATTAGTAAATGCAAATAATGCTAAGGTTGGCAGCCCTGCTTCAGGCTTTGGTACACTTGGAAATTTAGGATTTGTTAATTACCCtgacatatgtatgtttttgaGCGAATTTCATGATACTGTTATAAAACAAGATCCAGATGCTATGGTaccgtttttatataaagaatcaGAATGGGTATCTTATGAGAATGCTGATAGTGTTGTGGCAAAAGCAAAATATATCACCGAAAACAAACTGCGAGGTGCTATGATATATTCGTTAAATGCTGATGATTATGATGGAACATGTGATAAATTATCAGGGAGTATAAAGTTTCCCCTCTCCACTACTGTTAGAAATACTCTTAATCAAAACCCAATATTGGAGATGAATTGA